One part of the Polycyclovorans algicola TG408 genome encodes these proteins:
- a CDS encoding OPT/YSL family transporter: MTAPPANPVQPALTARALLTGAVLGALLTPCNVYSGLKIGWSFNMSIASALLAVAFWRLMQDLAGARHWGLPENIINQTTASSSASIVSGGLVAPIPALALLGGPVPDGVLLMLWVFSVSVLGVAIAALLHARFIQGGSLPFPEGTAAAETLGSIHGDGRDARSRLRWLGLAAVISASVKLLGDLFSVTLRASLPGGLPTASFKQLGIALDGSLLMIGFGAIIGLRAGLSLLLGALIAWLGLAPWLLGQGLVSPGATDAVWFNELVGWLIWPGVTLMTTGALASLWLGRRSAAVAGTATKRRFPLPKAVFATGTLAAVALVVGLQMQLFGIHFAVALAAVGMALGLAIVAARVVGETGIPPIGALGKIAQLGVGALAPGTATANLMGANVTGGAAGQTGDLLNDLKAGALLGARPAPQFVAQIFGVIIGSIVGSLSYGLLIPDPATMLLTPEWPAPAVATWKAVAEVMAGGLAALPQLSVPAAAAGGVAGLALALWQFRAPARFARWAPSAAAMGLAFVIPAWIAFGLCLGAVLAEALKRVAPHWALRHVIAVAAGLVGGESLAGVATALATMLA; encoded by the coding sequence ATGACGGCCCCGCCCGCCAATCCGGTTCAACCCGCCCTCACCGCCCGCGCGCTGCTCACCGGCGCGGTGCTGGGCGCGCTGCTCACCCCGTGCAATGTGTACAGCGGCCTGAAGATTGGCTGGTCGTTCAACATGTCGATTGCCAGTGCGCTGCTCGCCGTCGCCTTCTGGCGGCTGATGCAGGATCTGGCCGGCGCGCGGCACTGGGGCCTGCCGGAAAACATCATCAACCAGACCACCGCGTCTTCCTCGGCGTCGATCGTGTCGGGCGGCCTGGTGGCGCCGATTCCGGCGCTGGCGCTGCTCGGCGGCCCGGTGCCGGACGGCGTGCTGCTGATGCTGTGGGTGTTTTCGGTGAGCGTGCTGGGCGTGGCGATTGCCGCGCTGCTGCACGCGCGCTTCATCCAGGGCGGGTCGCTGCCGTTTCCTGAAGGCACCGCGGCGGCGGAAACCCTGGGCAGCATTCACGGCGACGGTCGCGACGCACGCAGCCGCCTGCGCTGGCTTGGGCTGGCGGCGGTGATCTCGGCCAGCGTCAAACTGCTTGGTGACTTGTTCAGCGTCACCCTGCGCGCCAGCCTGCCGGGCGGCTTACCGACGGCCAGTTTCAAGCAGTTGGGCATCGCGCTGGATGGCTCGCTGCTGATGATTGGCTTCGGCGCCATCATCGGCCTGCGCGCCGGGCTGTCGCTGCTGCTCGGGGCGCTGATCGCCTGGCTGGGGCTGGCGCCGTGGCTGCTGGGGCAGGGGCTGGTGAGCCCGGGCGCGACCGATGCCGTGTGGTTCAATGAACTGGTGGGCTGGCTGATCTGGCCCGGCGTCACGCTGATGACCACGGGTGCGCTGGCCAGCCTCTGGCTAGGGCGTCGATCTGCCGCAGTGGCAGGCACCGCCACCAAGCGACGCTTTCCGTTGCCGAAAGCCGTGTTCGCGACCGGCACGCTCGCCGCCGTGGCGCTGGTGGTGGGCCTGCAGATGCAGTTGTTCGGCATCCACTTTGCAGTGGCGCTGGCCGCCGTGGGCATGGCGTTGGGGCTGGCGATCGTCGCCGCACGGGTGGTGGGCGAAACCGGCATTCCGCCGATTGGCGCGCTGGGCAAGATCGCGCAACTGGGCGTGGGGGCACTGGCGCCGGGCACCGCCACCGCCAACCTGATGGGCGCCAACGTGACCGGCGGCGCGGCCGGGCAAACCGGCGACCTGCTCAACGATCTGAAAGCCGGTGCGCTGCTGGGCGCCCGCCCGGCGCCGCAGTTTGTGGCGCAGATTTTTGGCGTGATCATCGGCAGCATCGTCGGCAGCTTGAGCTACGGCCTGCTGATTCCCGACCCAGCCACCATGTTGTTGACACCTGAGTGGCCGGCACCGGCCGTCGCCACCTGGAAAGCCGTCGCCGAGGTGATGGCGGGCGGCCTCGCCGCGCTACCGCAGCTGAGTGTTCCGGCCGCTGCGGCCGGCGGCGTCGCGGGACTGGCTCTGGCGCTCTGGCAATTCCGCGCCCCGGCCCGCTTCGCACGCTGGGCGCCGAGTGCGGCGGCGATGGGCCTGGCGTTCGTGATTCCGGCGTGGATCGCCTTCGGCCTGTGTCTGGGCGCCGTGCTGGCCGAAGCGCTCAAGCGAGTCGCACCGCACTGGGCGCTGCGCCACGTGATTGCGGTGGCGGCCGGGCTGGTGGGCGGCGAATCGCTGGCGGGCGTGGCAACCGCGCTGGCGACGATGCTGGCGTGA
- a CDS encoding ACP phosphodiesterase, with translation MKPRTTLEHPPGRAVLNYLAHLYLADRTGTSPAGAILGDHVRGRLEPDTRTGVRSGIVLHRRVDHFTDHHPAVQPLLAALPPGFRRYGGILIDIYFDHLLARHWATWHDEPLPTFAARMMAAARIEWPDWAPFAAERLAHLPEVLAGYAEPAGVARALARTDARLRRPSPLTDAMPVLEQHQALLAQQFEVFLPSVIAYVQTWVAAHLPVHP, from the coding sequence TTGAAGCCTCGGACGACCCTTGAACACCCGCCCGGCCGCGCCGTTTTGAACTACCTCGCGCACTTATATCTTGCGGACCGCACCGGCACCTCGCCGGCCGGGGCGATTCTGGGCGATCACGTGCGCGGACGGCTCGAACCGGATACCCGGACCGGGGTGCGCAGCGGCATCGTGCTGCACCGCCGGGTGGATCATTTCACCGACCATCACCCGGCCGTGCAACCGTTGCTCGCAGCCTTGCCCCCCGGGTTCCGGCGCTATGGCGGTATCCTGATCGACATCTATTTCGACCATCTGCTTGCCCGGCATTGGGCAACCTGGCACGACGAGCCGCTGCCAACGTTTGCCGCCCGCATGATGGCCGCCGCCCGCATCGAATGGCCGGACTGGGCGCCGTTTGCGGCTGAACGCCTGGCCCATCTGCCCGAGGTGCTGGCCGGTTACGCCGAACCGGCGGGCGTGGCGCGGGCGCTGGCGCGGACGGACGCCCGCCTGCGTCGACCCAGTCCGTTGACGGACGCCATGCCGGTGCTCGAGCAACATCAAGCGTTGCTGGCGCAGCAATTCGAGGTGTTCCTGCCGAGCGTGATCGCGTACGTGCAGACCTGGGTGGCGGCGCATCTGCCGGTCCATCCATAA
- a CDS encoding cupin domain-containing protein produces MTRPPPTARIEHNAAGAEYDFREGCAITEWWNHPADDDVSVARARVAPGGITRWHRVRNTTERYLLLEGQGCVEVGDEPPTPVGPGDAVVIPPGQRQRIHNTGETDLVFLAVCTPRFRDAHYEDLEASDDP; encoded by the coding sequence GTGACCCGACCCCCGCCCACCGCCCGCATCGAACACAACGCTGCCGGCGCCGAGTACGACTTCCGCGAGGGCTGTGCCATCACCGAGTGGTGGAATCACCCGGCCGACGATGACGTGTCGGTGGCGCGCGCCCGCGTGGCGCCCGGCGGCATCACCCGCTGGCATCGGGTGCGGAACACCACCGAGCGCTATCTGCTGCTGGAAGGCCAGGGGTGCGTGGAAGTGGGCGATGAACCGCCAACACCGGTCGGCCCGGGCGATGCCGTGGTCATCCCGCCCGGCCAGCGGCAGCGTATCCACAACACCGGCGAGACCGATCTGGTGTTTCTCGCCGTCTGCACCCCGCGGTTTCGCGATGCCCATTACGAGGACCTTGAAGCCTCGGACGACCCTTGA
- a CDS encoding molybdopterin molybdotransferase MoeA: MISIDAALAAYAQHARPLPVARLPLRDALNRVLAEAPVASTDLPMFTQSAVDGYALRSADLAAAGDAAPVDLTLVGEVAAGAGALPHVGPGEAVRIFTGGTLPPGADTVARQEIVQRGDGVITLTRALPPGEDTRFRGEELQAGAELAQTGTRLHPGGIAALAMAGIGTVSAYRAPRIALLVTGDEVVPPGGALLPGQIFDANGPLLHAWFQARGGAVPEVRYVPDTLEAVISALRDALVDADLVITTGGVSVGDKDFLREAAASLGVEERFWRVAQKPGMPLYFGQRGQQFILGLPGNPGAVLVGLEVHAARLMALLEGEALPLPLWQMGRLTDTFRGDGRRDLLARMRMSVTADGVALHPLGRQGSHMLSNLIDANVIVRVPPGEHPAGAALPFITLAD; this comes from the coding sequence GTGATTTCAATCGACGCGGCCCTGGCGGCCTACGCGCAGCACGCACGGCCATTGCCCGTGGCGCGCCTGCCCCTGCGCGACGCGCTCAACCGGGTGCTTGCCGAGGCTCCGGTGGCGAGCACCGACCTGCCCATGTTTACGCAAAGCGCGGTGGACGGGTATGCGCTGCGCAGCGCTGATCTGGCGGCCGCCGGTGACGCGGCGCCGGTTGACCTGACCCTGGTCGGCGAAGTGGCTGCAGGCGCCGGTGCACTGCCTCATGTCGGCCCCGGTGAGGCGGTGCGCATCTTCACCGGCGGCACCCTGCCGCCCGGCGCCGACACCGTGGCGCGGCAGGAGATCGTGCAGCGGGGGGACGGTGTCATCACGCTGACCAGGGCCTTGCCGCCCGGCGAGGACACCCGCTTTCGCGGCGAAGAGCTTCAGGCTGGCGCCGAGCTGGCGCAAACCGGGACACGGCTGCACCCGGGCGGCATCGCGGCGCTGGCGATGGCCGGCATCGGCACGGTGTCGGCGTACCGCGCACCGCGCATCGCGCTGCTGGTGACCGGCGATGAGGTGGTGCCGCCCGGCGGCGCGCTGCTGCCCGGCCAGATCTTCGATGCCAACGGGCCGCTGCTGCACGCCTGGTTTCAGGCGCGCGGCGGGGCGGTACCCGAGGTGCGCTACGTGCCCGACACCTTGGAGGCCGTCATCAGCGCGCTGCGCGACGCACTGGTTGACGCCGATCTGGTGATCACCACCGGCGGCGTGTCGGTGGGCGACAAGGATTTTCTGCGCGAAGCGGCGGCCTCTCTGGGCGTGGAAGAGCGCTTCTGGCGGGTGGCGCAAAAACCCGGCATGCCCCTGTATTTCGGTCAGCGCGGGCAGCAGTTCATCCTCGGCCTGCCCGGTAACCCCGGCGCGGTGCTGGTGGGGCTGGAAGTGCACGCCGCGCGGTTGATGGCGCTGCTGGAAGGCGAAGCGTTGCCCCTGCCGCTCTGGCAGATGGGCCGTCTGACCGACACCTTCCGGGGCGACGGTCGCCGCGACCTGCTGGCGCGCATGCGCATGTCCGTCACCGCCGATGGCGTGGCCCTGCATCCGCTGGGCCGCCAGGGTTCGCACATGCTCAGCAACCTGATTGACGCCAACGTGATCGTCCGCGTGCCGCCCGGCGAACACCCGGCCGGCGCGGCGCTGCCGTTCATCACCCTTGCCGATTGA
- a CDS encoding sulfite exporter TauE/SafE family protein, with protein MTAVLLPAALLLIAALYASVGHGGASGYIAVMALAGLAPETIRPTALMMNVVVAGIATAQFARAGYFRWALLWPFAVAAVPFAWLGGRVPLDAGLFGLVVGAVLLLSAARLFWQPREATYQRVLSLAWALPVGALLGLISGLVGVGGGIFLTPLLLFAGWARAHVAAAVSAPFILLNSLAGLLGWWGQGQGQGWPPADLVVPLLLAAVIGGSVGGWLGSRRLPPIQIKRALAVVLLVAGLKMLGLGVSW; from the coding sequence GTGACCGCCGTGCTGCTGCCGGCGGCGCTGTTGCTGATTGCCGCGCTGTACGCCAGCGTCGGTCACGGCGGCGCCTCGGGCTACATCGCGGTGATGGCGCTGGCGGGCCTGGCGCCGGAAACCATTCGCCCCACCGCGCTGATGATGAACGTGGTGGTCGCTGGTATTGCCACCGCGCAGTTCGCCCGCGCCGGGTATTTTCGCTGGGCACTGTTGTGGCCATTTGCGGTGGCCGCCGTGCCGTTCGCCTGGCTGGGCGGACGCGTGCCACTCGATGCCGGACTCTTCGGGCTGGTTGTTGGCGCGGTGCTGTTGCTGTCGGCGGCGCGGCTGTTCTGGCAGCCGCGCGAAGCGACGTACCAGCGGGTGCTGAGCCTCGCCTGGGCACTGCCGGTGGGCGCGCTGCTGGGCCTGATCTCGGGCCTGGTTGGGGTGGGCGGCGGTATCTTTCTCACGCCGCTGCTGCTGTTTGCCGGCTGGGCGCGCGCGCATGTGGCGGCGGCGGTGTCGGCGCCGTTCATCCTGCTCAATTCGCTCGCCGGCTTGCTGGGCTGGTGGGGCCAGGGTCAGGGTCAGGGATGGCCACCTGCAGACCTGGTGGTGCCGCTGCTGCTGGCCGCCGTGATCGGCGGCAGCGTGGGCGGCTGGCTGGGCAGCCGTCGCCTGCCGCCGATTCAGATCAAACGCGCGCTCGCCGTGGTCTTGCTGGTGGCGGGCCTCAAAATGCTGGGTTTGGGAGTGAGCTGGTGA
- the moaCB gene encoding bifunctional molybdenum cofactor biosynthesis protein MoaC/MoaB — MKDVGSKPETRRSARASCVLHAPAGCITRLREANTDKGDALKTARVAGILAAKRTDELIPLCHPLPIYRADIDFDLADTSVKVIATVETIGPTGVEMEALTAASLAALTLYDMLKPHCQPAELRITDTHLEEKKGGKSQFGRKLRVAADAQVIVLSDTVAAGRKPDTAGRAVEAALSKAGFAKVGYEVIADEPDDLRQRIDAAIEAGTALIITVGGTGVSPRDCTVETVTPYLLQPLPGLMEAARAFGQRRTPYAALSRGVAGYARNNSLIVTCPGSRGGASETMAAIQPALIHLIEVCRPGKPHPGGYQ, encoded by the coding sequence ATGAAAGACGTCGGCAGCAAACCCGAAACCCGCCGCAGCGCGCGTGCCAGTTGCGTGCTGCACGCGCCGGCCGGCTGCATCACGCGCCTGCGTGAGGCCAATACCGACAAGGGCGATGCGCTCAAGACCGCACGTGTCGCCGGCATCCTCGCCGCCAAGCGTACCGACGAGCTGATTCCGCTATGCCACCCGCTGCCGATCTACCGCGCCGACATCGACTTTGACCTGGCCGACACCTCGGTGAAGGTGATCGCCACCGTCGAAACCATCGGCCCCACCGGGGTGGAGATGGAAGCACTCACCGCCGCCAGCCTGGCCGCGCTGACGCTTTACGACATGCTCAAACCGCACTGCCAACCCGCCGAGCTGCGCATCACCGACACGCATCTGGAAGAGAAGAAGGGTGGCAAGTCGCAGTTCGGCCGCAAGCTGCGGGTGGCGGCCGATGCGCAGGTGATCGTGCTCTCCGACACGGTTGCTGCGGGCAGGAAGCCCGACACCGCCGGACGCGCCGTCGAGGCCGCCTTAAGCAAGGCCGGTTTTGCGAAGGTCGGCTACGAGGTGATTGCCGATGAGCCCGACGATCTGCGCCAGCGCATCGATGCCGCCATAGAGGCCGGCACGGCGCTGATCATCACCGTCGGCGGCACCGGCGTTTCGCCGCGCGACTGCACGGTGGAAACCGTCACGCCGTATCTGCTGCAACCACTGCCGGGGCTGATGGAAGCCGCGCGCGCCTTTGGCCAGCGGCGCACGCCTTACGCGGCGCTGTCACGCGGCGTGGCGGGTTACGCGCGCAACAACAGCCTGATCGTGACCTGCCCCGGCTCGCGCGGCGGCGCCAGCGAGACCATGGCGGCGATTCAACCGGCGCTGATTCACCTGATCGAGGTCTGCCGGCCGGGCAAGCCGCATCCGGGCGGGTATCAGTAA
- a CDS encoding molybdenum cofactor biosynthesis protein MoaE — MSLSEHTLTLDPLLAEGQFPDCGGLAIFGGAVRNHHEGKPVLRLRYSAYPPLAERLMREIEAETRAKFDLPYCRVTHRVGMLEIGDVAIYCVVRAAHRAEAFAGCRYAVDAVKHRVPIWKEEFYADGSSLFVDGCCINPELGEPSFGVAAEPCGHDHDRPRP; from the coding sequence ATGTCGCTGTCGGAACACACGCTCACCCTCGATCCGCTGCTCGCCGAAGGCCAGTTCCCCGACTGCGGCGGCCTCGCGATCTTCGGCGGTGCGGTCCGCAACCACCACGAAGGCAAGCCGGTGCTGCGGCTGCGCTACTCCGCCTACCCGCCGCTGGCCGAGCGCCTGATGCGCGAGATCGAAGCCGAAACCCGCGCCAAATTCGACCTGCCCTACTGCCGCGTCACGCATCGCGTGGGGATGCTGGAAATTGGCGATGTGGCGATTTACTGCGTGGTGCGCGCCGCGCATCGCGCCGAAGCCTTCGCGGGGTGTCGCTATGCCGTCGATGCAGTCAAGCACCGCGTGCCGATCTGGAAGGAAGAGTTCTACGCCGACGGCAGCAGCCTTTTTGTTGATGGCTGCTGCATCAATCCGGAATTGGGCGAGCCCAGCTTCGGCGTGGCGGCCGAACCTTGCGGTCACGACCACGACCGGCCGCGCCCGTAG
- a CDS encoding MoaD/ThiS family protein, with product MNITFAFYGGLTRRCQEAPLTLTLPDHTATLGDAVAALGDRFPDAWEALERAALAVDDQIVSRRTSLEDGMMVALLPPVAGG from the coding sequence ATGAACATCACCTTCGCCTTCTACGGCGGCCTGACGCGCCGCTGCCAGGAAGCACCGCTTACCCTGACCCTGCCGGACCACACCGCCACCCTAGGCGATGCCGTGGCCGCACTCGGCGACCGATTCCCCGACGCGTGGGAAGCGCTGGAGCGCGCAGCACTGGCCGTTGATGACCAGATCGTGTCGCGGCGTACGTCCCTCGAAGACGGCATGATGGTTGCCCTGTTACCGCCTGTGGCCGGGGGCTGA
- the moaA gene encoding GTP 3',8-cyclase MoaA — protein sequence MLDTVLPDPITNDRPTQGAARLRDQHGRVKRKLRLSLTDRCNFRCSYCMPEHPVWLPKASLLTRAELLRMARLAVDQGITHIRLTGGEPLLRAGVRDIVSDLQTLRSSGLQRLSMTSNAERLGELAQPLADAGLDDLNISFDAIDPDVFETLTGRPIAPVLRGINAARAAGLPVKLNAVLIRDRNDHQILPLTRWALEQDLSLRFIEYMPLDQPGRWRPETVMSEAEVLAVLRTQHTVEALPRSAEPATRYRIDGQDRVGVIATVSNPFCGSCDRIRFTATGELFTCLFAQTGTPMGAQMRAGADDDALTETLHRAVWHKQAGYAAQPGPVERTILMHGMGG from the coding sequence GTGCTCGACACCGTTTTACCCGATCCCATCACCAATGATCGCCCCACGCAGGGCGCGGCCCGGCTGCGCGACCAGCACGGCCGGGTGAAGCGCAAGCTGCGGCTGTCGCTCACCGACCGCTGCAACTTCAGGTGCAGCTACTGCATGCCGGAGCACCCGGTGTGGCTGCCCAAGGCCAGCCTGCTGACCCGCGCCGAGCTGTTGCGAATGGCGCGGCTGGCGGTGGATCAGGGCATCACCCACATTCGCCTCACCGGCGGCGAGCCGCTGCTGCGCGCCGGCGTGCGCGACATCGTCTCCGACCTGCAAACCCTGCGTTCGTCGGGCCTGCAGCGGCTGTCGATGACGAGCAACGCCGAGCGCCTGGGCGAACTGGCCCAGCCGCTGGCCGATGCCGGGCTCGATGACCTGAACATCAGCTTCGATGCCATTGATCCCGACGTTTTCGAGACCCTCACTGGCCGTCCCATTGCGCCAGTGCTGCGCGGCATCAACGCCGCCCGCGCCGCCGGGCTGCCGGTCAAGCTCAATGCCGTCCTGATCCGCGACCGCAACGACCACCAGATTCTGCCGCTCACGCGCTGGGCGCTGGAGCAGGATCTGAGCCTGCGTTTCATCGAATACATGCCGCTGGACCAGCCGGGCCGGTGGCGTCCCGAAACCGTCATGAGCGAGGCCGAGGTGCTGGCGGTGCTGCGCACCCAACACACCGTCGAAGCCCTGCCGCGCAGCGCTGAACCCGCCACCCGCTATCGCATCGACGGCCAGGACCGCGTCGGTGTGATCGCCACCGTGTCCAACCCGTTCTGCGGCAGTTGCGACCGCATCCGCTTCACCGCCACCGGCGAACTGTTCACGTGCCTGTTCGCCCAAACCGGCACGCCGATGGGTGCGCAGATGCGCGCCGGGGCTGACGACGATGCCCTCACCGAAACCCTGCACCGCGCCGTGTGGCACAAACAGGCCGGGTACGCGGCGCAGCCCGGGCCGGTGGAGCGGACTATTCTCATGCACGGGATGGGGGGGTGA
- a CDS encoding winged helix-turn-helix domain-containing protein, whose translation MNTTPALPHSPPLKVHANFWLMAGDQSLGGHGRIELLERVRDSGSIRQAALAMGMSYRAAWGAVQTMERRLGQPLVNRATGGKGGGGATLSPAGQRLIKAYRALEAEHARQVGRLNARLVKLLA comes from the coding sequence ATGAACACTACCCCCGCTTTGCCGCACTCACCTCCGCTTAAAGTGCACGCCAATTTCTGGCTGATGGCCGGTGATCAGAGCCTGGGCGGGCATGGCCGTATTGAGTTGCTGGAGCGGGTGCGTGACAGCGGCTCGATCCGGCAGGCGGCGCTGGCCATGGGCATGAGTTACCGCGCGGCATGGGGTGCGGTGCAGACCATGGAACGTCGGCTCGGCCAGCCGCTGGTCAACCGCGCGACCGGCGGCAAGGGTGGCGGCGGCGCGACCCTGAGCCCCGCAGGCCAGCGGCTGATCAAGGCCTATCGAGCGCTCGAGGCCGAACATGCGCGGCAGGTGGGTCGGCTCAACGCCAGGCTAGTCAAACTGCTGGCGTGA
- the mobA gene encoding molybdenum cofactor guanylyltransferase MobA, protein MSAIRPTGLILAGGRGQRLGGRDKGLVPLHDRPLIAHVAERLSPQVATMLISANRNPADYARFGQVVADPVPGFAGPLAGLLAGLDHCAGDWLLVVPCDALGLPLDLGDQLMNAATDARAHAAYAVIGEDALYPCCLLHRDLRPGLETWLHGEQRAVRHWLHAEGAVAVPVRGWRADIFNLNTADDLARAARSLSGDASGPAQG, encoded by the coding sequence ATGAGCGCCATACGCCCCACCGGGCTCATCCTCGCCGGGGGTCGCGGCCAACGGCTGGGCGGCCGCGACAAGGGTCTCGTGCCGCTGCACGACCGGCCGCTGATCGCCCATGTCGCCGAACGGTTGTCGCCGCAGGTGGCCACAATGCTGATCAGCGCCAATCGCAACCCAGCCGACTACGCGCGCTTCGGGCAGGTGGTTGCCGACCCGGTGCCGGGCTTTGCGGGGCCGCTGGCCGGTCTACTGGCCGGCCTTGATCACTGCGCCGGCGATTGGCTGCTGGTGGTGCCTTGCGACGCGCTGGGCCTGCCGCTGGATCTGGGTGATCAGCTCATGAACGCCGCCACTGACGCACGAGCCCACGCCGCCTACGCGGTGATTGGTGAGGACGCGCTCTATCCCTGCTGCCTGCTGCACCGCGATCTGCGGCCGGGGCTTGAAACCTGGCTGCACGGCGAGCAGCGGGCGGTGCGTCACTGGCTGCACGCCGAGGGTGCGGTGGCGGTGCCGGTGCGCGGCTGGCGCGCCGATATTTTCAATCTCAACACCGCAGATGATCTGGCGCGTGCCGCCCGGTCGCTGTCGGGCGACGCCTCCGGTCCGGCCCAGGGCTGA
- a CDS encoding aminotransferase class V-fold PLP-dependent enzyme: protein MARRDYHARMAPDDTALFDLPPEVIYLNTCGAGPRLHAVNAAAHTALHASARPWETGEADWHAAVENLRRNTASLLGTTPDALAFCPSVGHGMSLAALNLPLAAGQSVVVLAAEHPSNRLAWEHACTRVGAVLQQACCEPGQDWTHAVLQHIDAHTAVVSVPHAHWADGALLDLPRIALAARAAGAALVIDASQSLGILPLDFEALAPDFVIAPGHKWLLGAYGLGWLWAAPRWREQGQPLEHGIAARQAEGDFASLVSTPAYRDGARRFDFGAHAHPLLVPMSLAAIDQMQAWGLDAVRSRVAALVSHLETGLTQRGLGDGLTPGHAPHFCAWRPPPDRLAAVTAAAREAGCILASRAGALRIAPYLHIKEGQIDRLIDVLASST, encoded by the coding sequence ATGGCACGACGCGATTACCATGCGCGGATGGCACCCGATGACACCGCCCTGTTCGACCTGCCGCCCGAGGTGATCTACCTCAACACCTGTGGCGCTGGCCCGCGCCTGCACGCGGTCAACGCCGCAGCACACACGGCCCTGCACGCCAGCGCACGCCCCTGGGAGACGGGTGAGGCCGACTGGCACGCCGCCGTCGAAAACCTGCGTCGAAACACCGCGTCCTTGCTCGGCACCACGCCCGATGCCCTGGCCTTTTGCCCCTCGGTGGGTCACGGCATGAGCCTGGCGGCGCTGAACCTGCCCCTCGCCGCCGGCCAATCCGTGGTGGTGCTGGCCGCCGAACATCCGTCGAACCGGCTGGCCTGGGAGCACGCCTGCACACGCGTCGGCGCCGTGCTGCAGCAAGCTTGTTGCGAGCCCGGACAGGACTGGACCCACGCCGTGCTGCAGCACATTGACGCCCACACCGCCGTGGTCAGCGTGCCGCACGCGCACTGGGCCGATGGCGCGCTGCTGGATCTGCCACGCATTGCCCTCGCCGCCCGCGCCGCAGGCGCCGCACTGGTCATCGATGCCAGCCAGTCACTGGGCATCCTGCCGCTGGATTTCGAAGCCCTGGCGCCGGACTTTGTCATCGCCCCGGGCCACAAATGGCTGCTCGGCGCTTACGGCCTCGGCTGGCTGTGGGCCGCGCCGCGTTGGCGTGAACAGGGGCAGCCGCTGGAGCACGGCATCGCTGCGCGGCAGGCGGAGGGCGACTTTGCATCGCTTGTGTCCACCCCGGCATACCGCGACGGCGCCCGGCGTTTCGACTTTGGTGCCCACGCCCATCCCCTGTTGGTGCCGATGTCGCTGGCGGCCATCGACCAGATGCAGGCGTGGGGGCTGGATGCGGTTCGCAGCCGCGTCGCCGCACTCGTCAGCCATCTTGAAACCGGCCTGACGCAGCGCGGCCTCGGTGACGGATTGACACCCGGCCACGCGCCGCACTTCTGCGCATGGCGGCCACCGCCGGACCGCCTGGCCGCCGTCACCGCTGCCGCACGCGAGGCCGGCTGCATTCTTGCCAGCCGCGCCGGGGCGCTGCGCATCGCACCGTATTTGCACATCAAAGAAGGCCAGATCGACCGGCTGATCGATGTGTTGGCAAGCTCGACATGA